In Zonotrichia albicollis isolate bZonAlb1 unplaced genomic scaffold, bZonAlb1.hap1 Scaffold_125, whole genome shotgun sequence, a genomic segment contains:
- the LOC141727484 gene encoding olfactory receptor 14A16-like yields MSNSSSISHFLLLALADTRQLQLLHFCLLLGISLAALLGNGLIISAVACGHHLHTPMFFFLLNLALSDLGSICTTVLKAMHSALWDTRNISYSGCAAQVFFFAFFMSAEFALLTVMCYDRYVSICKPLHYGTLLGSRASAHMAAAAWASGFLNALLHMANTFSLPLCQGNALGQFFCEIPQILKLSCSHSKLRELWLIVLSALLYFGCFVFIVFSYVQIFRAVLRIPSEQGRHKAFSTCLPHLAMVSLFVSTGFLVYLKPPSISSPSLDLTVSVLYSVVPPALNPLIYSLRNQELKDALGKLVSQMYQNHSGCSPMSDKGWP; encoded by the exons atgtccaacagcagctccatcagccatttcctcctgctggcattggcagacacgcggcagctgcagctcctgcacttctgcctcttgctgggcatctccctggctgccctcctgggcaacggcctcatcatcagcgccgtagcctgtggccaccacctgcacacacccatgttctttttcctgctcaacctggccctcagcgacctgggctccatctgcaccactgtcctcAAAGCCATGCACAGTGCCCTCTGGGACACTaggaacatctcctactcaggatgtgctgcacaggtttTCTTCTTTGCCTTTTTCATGTCAGCAGAATTTGCACTTCTCAccgtcatgtgctacgaccgctacgtgtccatctgcaaacccctgcactacgggaccctcctgggcagcagagcttctgcccacatggcagcagctgcctgggccagtggctttctcaatgctctgctgcacatggccaatacattttccctgcccctgtgccagggcaatgccctgggccagttcttctgtgaaatcccacagatcctcaagctctcctgctcacactccaaaCTCAGGGAACTTTGGCTCATTGTGCTAAGTGCTCTTCTatattttggttgttttgtgttcattgttttctcctatgtgcagatcttcagggctgtgctgaggatcccctctgagcagggacggcacaaagccttttccacctgcctccctcacctggccatGGTCTCCCTGTTTGTCAGCACTGGCTTTTTAgtctacctgaagcccccctccatctcctccccatccctggatctgacagtgtcagttctgtactcggtggtgcctccagccctgaaccccctcatctacagcctaaggaaccaggagctcaaggatgCCCTGGGAAAACTG GTCTCCCAGATGTATCAAAACCATTCTGGCTGTTCTCCCATGAGCGACAAGGGATGGCCCTAG
- the LOC141727483 gene encoding serine/threonine-protein kinase pim-1-like yields MSRGPAGWEPPGRPEGERAWGQRRAQSIPGWLRASRAPPDGTSSPLEIVLLAKVSTGFPGVVQLLEWLELPNNIVMVLERPERCQDLHRFIRARRFLPEEDAQALFRQVLEAVRHCTSCGVLHRDIKPGNILVDLDTGQAKLIEFGCGTYLQDTVYTHFAGTLSYSPPEWNDFGWYHGEAATIPWSLGILLHQMSAKI; encoded by the exons ATGAGCCGAGGCCCGGCAGGGTGGGAGCCGCCAGGACGCCCCGAGGGAGAGCGGGCGTGGGGCCAGCGCAGGGCGCAGAGCAtcccgggctggctgagggcttcACGAGCCCCG CCCGACGGCACCAGCTCACCCCTGGAGAttgtgctgctggccaaggtgtccACTGGCTTCCCTGGTGTGGTtcagctgctggagtggcttGAGCTCCCCAACAACATCGTGATGGTGCTGGAGCGGCCAGAGCGGTGTCAGGACCTGCATCGTTTCATTCGGGCACGGCGGTTCCTGCCCGAGGAGGACGCGCAGGCGCTGTtccgccaggtgctggaggccgtgcggcactgcaccagctgcgggGTCCTGCACCGCGACATCAAACCAGGGAACATCCTGGTTGACCTGGACACCGGCCAGGCCAAACTAATTGAAtttggctgtggcacctacctgcaggacacagtctACACTCACTTTGCAG GAACACTGTCCTACAGCCCCCCGGAATGGAACGACTTTGGCTGGTACCATGGCGAGGCAGCAACGATCCCctggtccctgggcatcctgctgcaccagaTG AGTGCAAAGATCTGA